In Helianthus annuus cultivar XRQ/B chromosome 9, HanXRQr2.0-SUNRISE, whole genome shotgun sequence, the following are encoded in one genomic region:
- the LOC110878624 gene encoding protein NARROW LEAF 1 isoform X2, with the protein MERTGCNHPETPQLDSVAGTASAGQLSDTNAAYFSWPTSGRLNDAAEDRANYFDNLLKGVLPVRIGRLPTGERAITLLELMTIRAFHSKNLNQVSLATAIGFRIRGGMLTDIPAILVFVARKIHREWLSHCEFVPCALEGPGGVWCEVDVVEFSYYGAPAATPKEEFYTELVDGLRGSDPCIGSGSQVANRRTCGTMGAIVKSRTGNRQVGFLTNRHVAVDLDYPNQKMFHPMPPSLGPGVYLGAVERATSFITDDLWYGIFAGTNPETFVRADGAFIPFAEDFNVSNVTTLVRGIGEIGDVKVIDLQSRVGSVVGQQVAKVGRSSGMTTGTIMAYALEYNDGKGICFLTDFLVIGENQKTFDLEGDSGSLIILTGQNGEKPRPIGIIWGGTANRGRLKLKVGQPPVNWTSAVDLGRLLDVLELDLITTNGGLQVALQEQKNASTSAGLDCPVGESSSYKCIPAERTEENHLPFNLNDQIAPLEFHVESGIEAAPNIEHQFISSFPSHQMGTYENSNLQIHQSSLRNGSEEISIVGLQLGEPELKRRKQSEEEA; encoded by the exons ATGGAAAGAACAGGATGCAACCACCCCGAAACGCCACAATTAGACTCTGTAGCCGGCACCGCATCTGCCGGTCAACTCTCTGACACCAATGCAGCATACTTCTCATGGCCAACTTCTGGCAGACTGAACGATGCTGCTGAAGACAGAGCTAATtattttgacaaccttttaaaAGGGGTTTTGCCGGTACGGATCGGTCGATTGCCTACTGGAGAAAGAGCGATTACGCTGCTTGAACTTATGACAATACGGGCTTTTCATAGTAAAAATTTGAATCAAGTTAGTCTTGCAACCGCAATCGGGTTCAGGATACGAGGCGGTATGCTTACCGATATACCTGCTATTCTTGTCTTTGTTGCTCGTAAGATTCACCGGGAGTGGCTCAGCCATTGCGAGTTTGTGCCATGTGCTCTTGAG GGACCCGGGGGTGTGTGGTGTGAAGTTGAcgtggtggagttttcatattaTGGTGCACCTGCAGCAACACCGAAGGAAGAGTTTTACACAGAGCTTGTTGATGGCCTGCGTGGAAGTGATCCATGTATTGGTTCGGGTTCCCAG GTTGCAAACCGAAGAACATGTGGGACCATGGGAGCCATTGTGAAAAGCCGAACAGGAAACCGGCAGGTTGGGTTCCTGACAAACAGACACGTGGCGGTTGACTTGGATTATCCAAACCAGAAAATGTTTCATCCTATGCCACCAAGCCTTGGACCCGGGGTCTATCTTGGTGCTGTTGAGCGAGCAACCTCGTTTATCACAGATGATCTTTGGTATGGCATATTTGCCGGTACTAATCCAG AAACGTTTGTTCGAGCAGATGGGGCCTTCATCCCATTTGCAGAAGACTTTAACGTATCAAATGTGACTACATTGGTTAGAGGCATTGGTGAAATTGGTGACGTCAAAGTCATAGATTTGCAGTCAAGGGTCGGCAGCGTAGTTGGTCAACAAGTAGCAAAAGTTGGACGAAGTTCCGGGATGACCACAGGAACCATAATGGCATACGCCTTAGAATACAATGATGGAAAAGGAATTTGCTTTCTTACTGACTTTTTGGTAATTGGTGAGAACCAAAAGACGTTTGATCTTGAAGGTGATAGCGGAAGTTTGATTATTTTAACAGGACAAAACGGTGAAAAACCGAGGCCTATCGGAATCATTTGGGGTGGGACCGCCAATCGAGGTCGATTAAAACTCAAAGTCGGTCAACCTCCGGTCAATTGGACCAGTGCGGTGGATCTCGGTCGACTACTAGATGTTCTTGAACTTGATTTAATCACAACCAATGGAGGTCTTCAAG TTGCGCTGCAAGAACAAAAAAATGCATCAACATCAGCAGGGCTTGATTGTCCAGTTGGCGAATCATCTTCTTACAAGTGTATACCAGCAGAGAGAACAGAAGAAAATCATCTACCATTTAatttaaatgaccaaattgcccctCTAGAGTTCCATGTGGAAAGTGGTATCGAAGCAGCTCCTAACATTGAACATCAATTCATATCAAGCTTTCCTTCACATCAAATGGGGACGTATGAAAACTCAAATTTGCAGATTCACCAGTCGTCGTTAAGAAACGGGTCGGAAGAAATATCCATCGTCGGCTTGCAGTTGGGTGAACCAGAACTGAAGAGACGAAAGCAATCCGAGGAAGAAGCATAA
- the LOC110878624 gene encoding protein NARROW LEAF 1 isoform X1: protein MDLGSQYHCLTGTTPSEESVLDMERTGCNHPETPQLDSVAGTASAGQLSDTNAAYFSWPTSGRLNDAAEDRANYFDNLLKGVLPVRIGRLPTGERAITLLELMTIRAFHSKNLNQVSLATAIGFRIRGGMLTDIPAILVFVARKIHREWLSHCEFVPCALEGPGGVWCEVDVVEFSYYGAPAATPKEEFYTELVDGLRGSDPCIGSGSQVANRRTCGTMGAIVKSRTGNRQVGFLTNRHVAVDLDYPNQKMFHPMPPSLGPGVYLGAVERATSFITDDLWYGIFAGTNPETFVRADGAFIPFAEDFNVSNVTTLVRGIGEIGDVKVIDLQSRVGSVVGQQVAKVGRSSGMTTGTIMAYALEYNDGKGICFLTDFLVIGENQKTFDLEGDSGSLIILTGQNGEKPRPIGIIWGGTANRGRLKLKVGQPPVNWTSAVDLGRLLDVLELDLITTNGGLQVALQEQKNASTSAGLDCPVGESSSYKCIPAERTEENHLPFNLNDQIAPLEFHVESGIEAAPNIEHQFISSFPSHQMGTYENSNLQIHQSSLRNGSEEISIVGLQLGEPELKRRKQSEEEA, encoded by the exons ATGGATCTAGGGTCACAATATCATTGTCTCACGGGAACTACACCATCTGAGGAATCGGTTCTGGACATGGAAAGAACAGGATGCAACCACCCCGAAACGCCACAATTAGACTCTGTAGCCGGCACCGCATCTGCCGGTCAACTCTCTGACACCAATGCAGCATACTTCTCATGGCCAACTTCTGGCAGACTGAACGATGCTGCTGAAGACAGAGCTAATtattttgacaaccttttaaaAGGGGTTTTGCCGGTACGGATCGGTCGATTGCCTACTGGAGAAAGAGCGATTACGCTGCTTGAACTTATGACAATACGGGCTTTTCATAGTAAAAATTTGAATCAAGTTAGTCTTGCAACCGCAATCGGGTTCAGGATACGAGGCGGTATGCTTACCGATATACCTGCTATTCTTGTCTTTGTTGCTCGTAAGATTCACCGGGAGTGGCTCAGCCATTGCGAGTTTGTGCCATGTGCTCTTGAG GGACCCGGGGGTGTGTGGTGTGAAGTTGAcgtggtggagttttcatattaTGGTGCACCTGCAGCAACACCGAAGGAAGAGTTTTACACAGAGCTTGTTGATGGCCTGCGTGGAAGTGATCCATGTATTGGTTCGGGTTCCCAG GTTGCAAACCGAAGAACATGTGGGACCATGGGAGCCATTGTGAAAAGCCGAACAGGAAACCGGCAGGTTGGGTTCCTGACAAACAGACACGTGGCGGTTGACTTGGATTATCCAAACCAGAAAATGTTTCATCCTATGCCACCAAGCCTTGGACCCGGGGTCTATCTTGGTGCTGTTGAGCGAGCAACCTCGTTTATCACAGATGATCTTTGGTATGGCATATTTGCCGGTACTAATCCAG AAACGTTTGTTCGAGCAGATGGGGCCTTCATCCCATTTGCAGAAGACTTTAACGTATCAAATGTGACTACATTGGTTAGAGGCATTGGTGAAATTGGTGACGTCAAAGTCATAGATTTGCAGTCAAGGGTCGGCAGCGTAGTTGGTCAACAAGTAGCAAAAGTTGGACGAAGTTCCGGGATGACCACAGGAACCATAATGGCATACGCCTTAGAATACAATGATGGAAAAGGAATTTGCTTTCTTACTGACTTTTTGGTAATTGGTGAGAACCAAAAGACGTTTGATCTTGAAGGTGATAGCGGAAGTTTGATTATTTTAACAGGACAAAACGGTGAAAAACCGAGGCCTATCGGAATCATTTGGGGTGGGACCGCCAATCGAGGTCGATTAAAACTCAAAGTCGGTCAACCTCCGGTCAATTGGACCAGTGCGGTGGATCTCGGTCGACTACTAGATGTTCTTGAACTTGATTTAATCACAACCAATGGAGGTCTTCAAG TTGCGCTGCAAGAACAAAAAAATGCATCAACATCAGCAGGGCTTGATTGTCCAGTTGGCGAATCATCTTCTTACAAGTGTATACCAGCAGAGAGAACAGAAGAAAATCATCTACCATTTAatttaaatgaccaaattgcccctCTAGAGTTCCATGTGGAAAGTGGTATCGAAGCAGCTCCTAACATTGAACATCAATTCATATCAAGCTTTCCTTCACATCAAATGGGGACGTATGAAAACTCAAATTTGCAGATTCACCAGTCGTCGTTAAGAAACGGGTCGGAAGAAATATCCATCGTCGGCTTGCAGTTGGGTGAACCAGAACTGAAGAGACGAAAGCAATCCGAGGAAGAAGCATAA